The genomic segment CGCGCAGCCAGGCAAACTTGAGTTGTTCCGTACTCAACAGATCACAGGGCTGAGCGGGCAAAGACTGCAGCGAACTCCGCATTTGTGTGGTCCCTTCCATGTTCAGAACTGATATTTCAACGCGATCTGGATGATGCGAGGGTTGTTCGACTTTGTTGTGATCTTTCCGAATGCAGGTCCGAAGTTGACGATGTTGAGTGGGTTCGCGAAGTTCGGTGTGTTCGTCAAATTGAAGAACTCGCCGCGCACATGGACGCTGTGCTGTTCGAGGATTGGGATCGTACGCTCGATGGCGAGATCCATATTGCGCTGTCCTGGGCCGCGCACGACGCCGACACCGCTGTTGCCGAAATCTGTATCTCCGGGGCCAGCGGCGTTCGGAGCAAGTGGAGCATCCGTAAAGCCGTTGGCATCGAGGTACGTGCCGATGACGCGCGAGTACAGTGAGCCTGGCGTGGCGATGCGCTTGCCGCTGAGTTGTGCACGATTCTCAAACGGGTAGTTGCCATACACGGCGCCGGCGCCGAAGTCGAGGACAGTGATGGGCGTGCCGGATTGGAGGACGAGGATTCCTGAGGCGAGCCAGTTGGAGGTCAGGGTGCGCACGAAGGCTGACGAGGTTCTTGCGCCGGGGATGTCGTAGGTGAAGCTGAATACTCCGCGATGCGTGCGGTCGAAGTCAGTGGGGCCGTAGCTCTGACGGGGATTACGCTGATCGTTTGTGAGCAGCCACAGCTCGAACACCTGGCTTCCGGATGAACCGCTTGTTTGATCCAGCGTGCGCGACCAGGTGTAGCTACCGAGGAATTGCAAGCCTTTGCTCAGACGCTTGGTTGCGCTGGCCTGAAGCCCGTTGTAGTTGGAGTCGTACGCGGTGGCGCATTCAAGCGAGCCCGGGGCGATGCCCTGATAGGGCGCGCGCAGCACCACGTTGCCGGCGCTGTTGATGGTTTCGCCATAGACCGGAGCGGAGGCACTCGCAAGCAGCGACTGGTTGAACTCTGCGCAGCCAGCGACGTGGAGCGTGCGCGTGCCGACGTAACCAATCTCGGCGAGCGTGTTCCAACCCATGCCGACCTGCACGTTGAGGTTGTATTCCTGGGTGTAGGGATCGACCATTTTTGTCGAAAGGCCTACGACGGTTGGTCCGCCGCCGCAGTTCGACGTGCTTGGATCGCAGTTCTTGATGGCGGGGATGCGCTGGATGAAGATGGGATAGCTTTCGGCGCTGGGCAGCAGAGGATTGAAGGGCGTGGTCAGGCTGGCGCCTCCATTCTGCGATCCAGAAAAGAGCTGGATGGTTGAGAATGGCGGCTGGCTCACGAGATTCTCGGCGAGGCCGCCAGCAAGGCGGTCGAAGTAGATTCCGTAACCGCCGCGCACGACGAGGTCCGGGTGATTCGAAGCGTGATACGCGAAGCCGAAACGCGGCGATACGTCTGTGTATCGTGTCGGCCATACACCGCGCCTGTCGGTTTGCTTCACGCCCTGGGGCACCGAGTCAGGAAAATTAGATGCTACGACGAAGCCGCTCAGGGTGCCGGTTGCCGGCGCGGTCAGTGTCGCGATGGTTGGGTCGAAAGTGACGAGGCGGCCGTGAATCTCTGAGGGAGGGCCGAAGACTTCATAACGCAGGCCAGCGTTGATCGTGAGGGAGGGGGTGAGTTTGACGTCATCCTGCACGAATGTCGCGAAGTCGGAGTAGCGCTCGTCTTTGCGGAAGATGCCGGAACTTCCGCCGCTTGACGTCACGTTGCTGAGCCCGTTAGGGCTGCCGTTTTGCTGCGCGCTCTGGCCTAGGAGAAAGTCGCTGAAGGTACGGATGTCGAGAAGGCCGGAAGCGGCGAAGGGGGCGTCGATCATAACCTGGTGACGCTTCACCTCGGCGCCGAAGCGGATGAAATTCCTGCGGCGGGTGAGCGAGACCGTGTCCTGCGCGATGTAGCTGTTGGTGCGCTGCGTCTGCGAGGGCGTGCCTGCGTCGCCGATGGTGAAGAGTCCGTCGACGGTGACGCCGGGTGCGAGAATGCCGGGACCGGCGAGCCCGGTGGGCGATTGTGTGCCGACATCGCTTGCGAGGATGGGCGCTTCAACAGAGGACTTGCCATCGAAGCGCATGTATCCGAGGCGGCCGACGTTGATGAGGTTGCTGTTGACGACGTGGGTGTCGGATGCGACGACCATGACGTTCTTGTCGACTTCATTGGTGCCCCATCCGGGCACGTTTGCTGCGTTGGGCGAGAAAGGATTGACGGTCGGCGCGCGCGAATAGAACAGGCGTGCCGACGCGGTGTTCTTATTCGAGAAGCTATGGTCAAAGTCGCCCGTGTATTGGTCTTCGTTGTATGTAGCTGGAGTTGCGTAGGTCGATTCTCCGATGGGCATTTGTCCGGGGTCAGCGGGCAGCAGAATCTGGGGACTCGGAACGGCAAACTGGCCGTTCGGCAGCTTGAAATTCAGCAGTTTCAGCGCCACCGGGTTGATGTTGGAGCCATTGCACTTTAGCTGCGTGCCGCCGGCCGCTGTGGGGTACGCGCAGAACTGCGCACCCAGCGTAGCGGCGCTGCGATCAGACGTGAGCTGTGGAAGAAACGTGGTGAGTTCCGTGCCTACGCCGTTGCTTGAGCGGAGGCCTTGATAGGCGACGAAGAAGAAGGTCTTGTTGCGAAGGATGGGGCCGCCCAGAGCCGCTCCGAACTGGTTCTGCTTGAGTACGGGTCTGGGCTGGCCGGTCAGCTTCGAGAAGAAATCGTTCGCGTTGAGAGCATCGTTGCGCAGGAACTCCCATGCGGTTCCATGGAAGCGGTTGGTTCCTGTTCTGCTCACGACGTCAACGTTGGCGCCGGTGCCGCGGCCGTAGGTCGCATCGTAGTTGCCGGTCTGGACTTTGAACTCCTGGATGGTGTCGGGCGCTGGCACCGCAACGCCGACCTCTTCGCCATCCGATGCGGCAGAGTTCTGCGCCAGGTTGTTCGCGTCCACTCCGTTGAACTGGATGTTGTTGGCGGTCGTCTTACCTCCGTTCGCAATCACATCCTGGGTGCCGCGCCCGGGCTGGGTGGCGTCAGGCAGACCTACCGTGACGCCGGGCGAGAGGGAGAGAATCTGCGTGAAGTTGCGGTTTGAGAGCGGCAGTGCTGTGATTGCCTGCTCGTCGACGGCGCGCCCAAGAGCGGAGCTTTCGGTGGTGGCGATCTGTTCGTTGGCGGTGACTTCTACGGTCGCTTTTGCCGCTGCGAGCGCGAGCCGGATCTCAACGGAGCTTGTTTCGCTGACCACCACGGCGATGGCCTGGGAGCGGCTCTGCGCGAATCCATCAGCGCTGACGCGGACTACGTAATTCCCTGGCGCCAGTAGAGGAGCCTCGAAGGCGCCTGCCGCATCGCTGATCGTGCTGCGAAGCGCATGCGTCGCTTGCTGTTCCACGCTCACCGTCGCGTTCGGCACCGTGCGCCCTGCGGGATCGTAGATCATTCCGCGGATGGCGCCAGTGCCGGGGGCCTGGCTGTTTCCGAGGGCGCTCAGAAGCAAAATGCACGACAACAGGAAGCCACGCTGCCAATCGATCAGTCTCATGGGTCTTGTTCCTTTTCAACGACTGGCGACAGCATACGAAGGGCGCAACCGTCTGTTTGTCAGCGACTTGTCTTTCATTTGTCATTTCGGTTTGGCTGCGAGAGCGGCGTGTTTTGCCGGTTAGAGACCTGGGGCGGCGCGCTTACGACATTCACGGGCATTCGCGCATCTAAGTTCCTGTCTTTCTATCTGAAAGGGGAGTTTACGAATGCCCGAAAAGAAAGCCGATCAGGATCGCAAGAAAGCGATTGAGGATCTTATCAACGACTTGAACGAGGATCTCGCACGCGAATACCAGGCGATCATCGCCTACACCGTCTACAGCAACGTGCTGAAGGGCGCGCAGTGGATGTCGATTGCGGCCGAGTTGAAACTGCATGCTGCCCAGGAGTTGCAGCATGCATTGATCATTGCGGACCAGATTGACTATCTGGGAGGGATGCCTACCAATACGCCGAAGCCGGTGAAGCTGAGCGAGAAGCCCGAGGACATGATCCGCTTCGATCTCGACAACGAGACTGAGACGATCAAGAACTATCGCCGCCGCGTGAAGCAGGCAGAGGGTCTGGGCCACTATGCGCTGGCTGAGCAGCTGCGCACCATCATCTCTCAGGAGCAGGAGCACCAGCACGATCTGGCGACAGCTCTTGGCATCGATGTGCCTGACGTTTTCTGCGAAGGCGCCTAGCGGCGGGATTCGCGGCTGATCTCGTGACGCGCGGGATCAGCCGCGATGATTTTCAGGCCACGCGTGCCTTGGATAACGGCGCATGAGTTCGCGGCGTACCTGCGGATAGAGGCGCTCCCAAAATCCGGCGAGGTCGGTTGTTGTCTGCACCGGTCGCTGATTGGGCGCAAGCAGATGCAGCACTACCGGCACGCGGCGCGGGCCGATGCGCGGAGTTTCATCCATGCCGAAGAAGTCCTGCAGGCGGGATGCGATCCACGGGGTCTTGCCGGGCTCATAGTGGATCTTCACCTGGCGGCCGCCTCTGAGGCGCAGAGTGCGAGGTGCGTTTTCACGCAGGATGTGCGGTTCGAATCGCTGCTCGAGCCACGGCACAAAGCTCGCGCCATCTTTCTTTAACTCGGCAAAGCTGCGGCGGCCCACGCAGAACGCTCTGAAGCTCTGCTGGATTTCCGCAGGAGCAACGCCGGCGAACTCGAGTCGTCCGGCAAGGTCTTCGATGAGGTCCGCGTCGACGAAGCGGCCGATTCCTGCTTCCATGGCTTTGTCTGCCAATAGCGTAGCTGCTGCATCGGCATCTGGCGCGGCGATCGATTCCTGCAGAATTAACTCGTCATAGAGGAGCCGGCTTGCTGCATCTACGCGCTCTGCCTGGCGGTTCCAGATGACCGCTGTTTCGTCGCGAACATGCTCGGGAAAGTAGTCGAGAAGCCACTCGGGCTCTATGCGGGCGAAGAGACGAACCTGCGGCAGAGGCTTCTCGGTGCGGTCCTCTACGTCGAGCGCAACCAGCAGTTGAGAGGATGGCGGTTTGCCGACGATCTCCGCTGCTTTGCCGCTCGCGAGCATGACCTGGTTGCCGCCTTTGTGCTGCGCAACGCGATCTGGAAAGCCAAGCAATACGGCTTGCAGCAGCGGATTGTCGTCGTGCGTGTTGGGCCGGTGCGGCTTGGCGATCCGCAACAGATGCCGCAGTTGCTGCTGGGCTGCACTGCCGAGCGGCTCATCAAGGGCATCGAGAAGATCGTTGTGCTGAACGCGCTCGCCGGAAGCCAGTATCGCAGCAGCAATGCAAGCAGGGCGGCCTGCACCTCGCTCGGAGGCGGCTTCGATCATGCGCGATAAGCGCGGATGGAGGGGCAAGCGCATGAGTTCGCGCGCATCTGCCTCTGTGGCTGCAAGGCGCTCCAGCAGCTTCTCGGCGTGATCGATTGCTTCGGCGGGAGGTGCATCCAGCCATGCGATGTCGTTTGGATCACGAATCCCCATGGCGCGCAGGGCTAGGCACATCTGGGTCAGATCGCTGCGCAGGATTTCGGGAGTATCGAAATCGGCGCGCCCCTGGTAGTCCATCTGGGAGTAGAGCCGGATGACACGGCCTGGCGCCGTCCGTCCGGCGCGCCCAGCGCGTTGGCGAGCAGAGGCTTTGCTCACGCGACCCACTCGGAGAGTCGGCAGGCCGGTCCACGGTGAGTAGCTGGCCATGCGGGCCAAGCCGCTGTCGATTACGGTCTGCACGCCATCGATCGTGATCGAACTCTCGGCAACGTTCGTCGAGAGAATCACCTTGGCCTGTGTTGCGGGAGCCACTGCACGATCCTGCTCGGACGTGGGCAGGTCGCCGTAGAGCGGCAGCAACAGGCGGTTGCATGCGCGGGCAACAGGCTCACATCCCGCGGCGGCTCGGCGGATCTCTGCCGCGCCTGGAAGGAAGACGAGGACCTCGCCCGCATCCGGCTCGCGAAGGACTTGTTCCAACGCATTCCGCACCTGCTCGTGCAGCGGCGCGGCGGAGTAGTCGGTATGTTCGATAGTTAGATCGAAGACCTTTCCGCTTGATTTGAGGACCGGGCAGCCACCGAGAAACTGCGCAACGGGGCCGGTGTCGAGCGTAGCCGACATCACGACAATGCGAAGATCGGGCCGACGCTGTTGCAGCCGCCGCAGCAGAGCCAGGGCGAGGTCGGTTTCAAGATGCCGCTCGTGGAATTCGTCGAGAACGACGGCGTCCACGCCTTCGAGTTCTGGGTCGGAGAGAAGGCGACGCGTCAGCACCCCTTCCGTCAGGAAGTGGAGTCGGGTTTGCGGGCCTGCAATGCGCTCGAAGCGGACCTGAAAGCCGACTGTCTGGCCCAGCTCTTCGCCCAGTTCCCATGCCACGCGCTTTGCGGCCAGCCGCGCGGCGATGCGCCGCGGCTCCAGGACCAGCACGTCGCCGGTGACCGCGTTGAGCAAGGCTGGCGGAACGCGCGTCGTTTTGCCGGCGCCCGGCTCCGCCTCCAGGACGAGGTTTGGCGTGCGCGCGAGCGATGCGACGATTTCAGGGAGAAGGGAATCGACAGGTAAAGGAAGCTGGCGGGAGGCCATCGAGCGCGTCGGCGTCAACAGCCCTTTTTACAGCGAGCCATGATTGCGGCGTGGAGCCGCTCGCGCAACCCGGCAGGCATCTCGTAGATCTGCTGCGAACGGTAGATCTGGATGGTCTTTCGGGTGGTGTTGAGGGTGACTTCGCAGTGATCACAGGACTCGAGGTGCTGCTGCAGTTCCTGGCGCAGCTCGGGCCTGATGGCGTCGTCAAGCATATCGTCAAGCAGGGCAAGAAACTCTGAGCAGGTCATTTCTCTACCCCTTCCGTCCATCGGAGGATGCGGCCGCCCGCTTCCGCTTGAAGTAGCGGGTGAGCCGTTCGCGCAACTGAAGCCGTGCGCGTAAAAGTCTTGATTTCACTGCGGGAATACTCAGTCCCAGCGCTTCGGCGGTCTCCTCTGTGGAGAGACCCTGCACGTCGCGCAACTCGAACACGACCCGGAAGCCCGGGGGCAATCCCTTGATGGTCTTGTCGAGGATCTTGTTGAGCTCGGCCTGGCTGTAGTTCTGCTCCGGATCGGGCGCCCAGTCGGCCAGATCGCGCGGCACGCTGCCCTCTTCCGTCTCGACGTCCTCGTCGATAGAAACCATCTTGCCGGTGCGTCGCTTGCGCAACCGCATCAAGCTCTCGTTGACTGCGATTCTGACCAACCATGTGTAAAACTTCGAGTTCCCCTGAAACTGATCGAGCTTCTCGAACCCCTTCACGAACGTGTCTTGCGTAACGTCTTCGGCGTCCTCCCGGTTCTGCGTGATGCGCATCGAAATCCGGAAGATCTGCCGCTCGTACTTACGGACAAGCGTGTCGTAGGCCGAGACATCACCGGCGCGTACCCTTTCTACCAGGGCAATGTCGGGGTGCTGCTCGTTCTCTGCTATGGGTTGGATGGTCGCCATGCGAGTTGGTTGCGTAATTCCGCGGTACGGTTCACCGCAGGGGGCCGCTAGGTCCATTCTAAAGGACGGAGCTGGGGCGGGCAGGCGCATTCCGGCTGAAATGGGCAGGGAACCCACATCCCAAACCCCGCGGAAGTGACTGCGGTGATGCATGCCGCTGTCATGGGGGACGAAACCGGCATACATTGATTGTATGAGGGTGCTGATTTCCCCATTTTTCCCCTCCAGGCTCGGTAAGGCCTGCCTGGTTGGATTGATTTGTCTGCTGGTTGCCGCGGTCCCCATCTCAGGACAAGGCTCGAGTAGTGCTGGTTCGCACGGTTCTTCGAGTTCGACCAAAAAGAAGCATACTTCCACAACATCCAAGAAGAAGGCGACGGCCCGCAAGTCCCGCCATCGCGGAACGCCGGCGGAACGTCGCGCCCGGACAGCCAGGCTGAAGCAGGCGTTCGTGGCGTCGTCGGAGTTGCGGCCCATGGCCACGCAGCTCCAGACCATGCGCACTCCGGCAGCCTACGCCGGGGTGACGAGTTATGCCCAGCGCCACAGCGGGGATGCGGCGGCGGCGGCGTATCTCTCGCTGGGGCGTGCCTACCAGAACGACAAGCGTTTTGGGGATGCCGTCTCGGCCTTCACGCAGGCCAAAAAGAACGGCGACCAGCTCGACGACTACGCCGACTTCCTGGCTGCCGAGTGCTTGCACGCGCAGCAAAACGATTCGGCAGCCGAGGGGCTGCTGAAGGGTTTCAACAACCGGTATCCGGACAGCGTTTTCGAAGTGGAGGCGCCGGAACTTGAGGCCAACGTGCTGCTGGCCCAGGGCGACCCCACGGCCGCCCAACGCGCGCTTTTGACGATCGCCGACATTGCCAAGGACAAGCCGAACTACGAGCTGACTGCCGCGAAGATCGCGTTTGCGATCCAGCAGAACGATGAGGCTCTGCGGCTGTTTAAGCACCTTTTGCTGAGCCATCCGCTGACTCCAGAGGCGGAGGTGGCGCGCGCTCGCCTGACAGCCATGGGCGCTGAGAGCAGCCTGACTCCCGCCGAACTGCGCAGCCTGGGCGATGCCTATTACAACGCAGGGCGGTACCAGCTTGCGTCAGAGCAGTACCACGCATTGGCACGCAATACGCAGATCGATGCGAACCTGCGCAACAGCTTCGCGGTGGCCGCGGCAGCGTGCGATCTGAAGCTCAAGCGGCTGACCGAGGCACAGGCGCGAGCACTTCCCGACAGCAACGATGACAACGGCGCCCGACGGCTGTATCTGATGATGGAGCTGGCTCGCAGCGCGCAGAATGATGGCGAGCAGCAGCAGCTGGTTGAGAACCTGAAATCGCGCTTCCCGCAAAGCCAGTGGCTGGCAGAGGCTCTGTTCTCCAGCGGCAACATGTATATGTTGCGGCGCGATTATCCGCAGGCAATCAACTACTACTCCTATCTGGCGACGCACTTCCCGTCGAACCACAACTCCGCCGCCGCGCACTGGCGCGCCGGGTGGCTGCTCTATCGCCAGGGGAACTTTACGGATGCAGCGCGTATCTTCGACGAGCAGATCAAGCTTTTCCCGGACGATACGGAACGCGCGGCAGCGCTATACTGGCGGGGCCGGCTTTACGAGATGCAGGACAAGAAGCCTGCGCAGGCCGCGGCGAACTATCGTGCCGTGGTCTCTCGTTACCAGCACTACTTCTATGCGCAAATGTCGCGTGAGCGACTTAAGGTGCTCGGCCAGCCGGAACTGGTGTCGCAGCAGATGGATGGCTATGAGCCTCCACCGGTGCCGCACCTGGTGGATACGTTCCCGGCCGATTCACCGCACATCGCCAAGGCTCGCCTGATCGCGAATGCCGGGCTGAACGAGTTCATCGGGCAGGAACTCGCGGCTGACCCTGACTACGCTTCATGGGGCGCGCTGGCCGAGGCGCAGATTTACGCTTCGTTCGGCGAGACGTATCGAGCGATGCGCTCGCTGAAGAAGGCTCTGCCGTATGCCACTTCGGCGCCTATCAAGTCCATCCCGCTGGCGTACTGGCGAATTCTTTTCCCGGAAGCGTGGTGGGACACGGTGAAGACAGAGAGCGCGAAGAACGGGCTGGACCCGTATCTGGTAGCTTCGCTGATCCGGCAGGAATCAGAATTCAACCCATCGGTGATCTCCTACGCCAACGCATACGGGCTCATGCAGATTGAGCCCAGCGTGGGTAGGTCTCTGGCGCGGCAGGAAGGCATCTCGGGTTTCCAGACATATCAACTCCTGAACCCCGAGACGAATATCCGGCTGGGCACACGCTACCTTCGGCAGATGCTGGACAAGTTCGGTGGCGTACAGGAGTACGCGCTGGCAGCGTACAATGCCGGTGACTCGCGGGTGGTGGACTGGCAGGCAGCCGGACCATATCGCGGTATGGACGAGTTCGTTGAGTCCATCCCGTTCACGCAGACCCGTGATTACGTGCAGGCGATTCTGCGCAACGAGGAGATCTATCGCGGGATCGACGCTGCTGCCGCGGCGCAAGCCAAAATTGGCATCGCTTCGCGTAAGCAGTGATTTTGAGTCTAAGGAAACAAAAGGGGCCGCGGAGAGCGGCCCTTTATCTGCTCCCAAAGTTGAATATCCGACATAGGAACCCACCTCAGTAACTTCCCTGATGCGATTCTGATTGACGAACCGTTCGGCACCGGGCAACACTGTTTTCGACCCGGAGGCGTCCAATACTCCGGGTTGACTCTCGCAGCTGCTCGTGTTGCCTCAACGGAGTCGGAGCGGATCATCGCATCGGCTTGCTCGCATCTCAACCCTTAGGGAGGGCAGGATGTCAGCCGACTTGCAGTTCCTGGAAGAATGGATCCCCGAGAGAATGGACCCCGGCACGGTTTTCGTTCTCGAAAACCAGACCTCGCTGGGGAATGCCCAAAACCCTTACGTCGCCGTCATGTCCTGTCCGCGCTGCGGAACCATGGGGCTGATTACCCGCCGGCAGCTTTGCGGCGGCGAGCCCATGATCTGCGGCGGCGACTTCTGCTCCGCGGAGTACCAGCTTCGCGGCGAGAATATTTGTTATCGCAATCCGCAATAAAGCAGTTGTCGGTTTTCAGTTGTCAGTTTTCAGCCGTCGGCGAATCAGCTTCGCCGGCGGCTCAGTTCAGAGGCGCGGGTTGCCGACCAGTTTCGCAGGATCCGCGATGCGGTCGAAGTCTTCGGCGCTGATGAACCCGCTTTTCACCGCCGCTTCGCGCAGACTTAGATTCTCCTCCATGGCGCGATGTGCAATCTGCGCCGCCTTGTCGTAGCCGATCGCCGGGCTGAGTGCGGTCACCAACATCAGGGAGTCGTTGACGTATTTCTGAACGCGCTCGTGGTCGAGCGTGATGCCTTCCACGCCGAACTCGCGGAATCGATTACAGGCGTCGGTCAGCAGACGCGCCGACTGAAGCACGTTCCAAATCACGATGGGGCGCATGGCGTTCAGCTCGAAGTTTCCCTGCGAGCCCGCGAAGGCTACGGCCGTGTCATTCGCGATTACCTGGATGCACACCATCACCATGGCCTCCTGCTGCGTGGGATTCACCTTGCCCGGCATGATGGAGCTGCCCGGCTCGTTCTCAGGCAGGATCAGCTCGTGGAGGCCGGCGCGCGGGCCGGAGCCGAGCCAGCGCAGGTCATTGGCGGTCTTCATCAGTGCCACGGCGAGCATCCGCAGAGCCGCGCTGGCATTCACCATCGGGTCGAGCGAGGCCTGTGCCGCGAACTTGTTGCGTGCCGTGACGAACGGACGGCCGGTCATGCGGGCGATCTCTTCGGCGACTTTCGTCCCGAACTCAGGCGGCGCGTTCAGGCCCGTTCCGACTGCTGTCCCTCCGATCGCCAGCGGGTAGAGGCGGCTGATCGAATCGTGGATGATCGCCATCGAATCCTCAAGCTGCGCGGCATAGCCGGACCACTCCTGGCCTACCGTGAGCGGCGTTGCATCCTGCAGGTGCGTGCGGCCGAGCTTCACTACGTCGATCCACTCGCGTGCCTTGGACTGGATCACGTCCTTCAGGGCTTTCACGGCCGGAATCAGCTGCTCATGGAATGCGAGCACCGTGGCAATGTGCATCGCGCCGGGGAAGGTGTCGTTCGATGATTGCGATAGGTTGACGTGCTCATTGGGATGAACGGGATCTTTGCTGCCGAGTTTGCCGTCGGCCAACTGAATTGCGCGATTGCTGATTACTTCATTCACGTTCATGTTGGTTTGCGTGCCGGAGCCGGTCTGCCACACAAACAGAGGGAACTCGGCGTCGAGTTCGCCGCGGATGATCTCGTCGCACACGCGGGCGATCAGATTCGCTTTCCATTCCGGCAGGAGACCGAATTCGCCATTGACCAGCGCGGCGGCTTTCTTGACGTAGCCGTAGGCGCGGCATACCTCAATGGGCATTCGATCGGTGCCGATGGCGAAGTGATGCAGGGAACGCTCGGTCTGCGCGCCCCAGTAGTGATCGGCAGCGACGGCGATCTCGCCCATCGAATCGCTTTCAATTCGCTTGCCAATGGCGCCGGTTCCAATCGGCAGATTCTGAATGCGCGGTTCGGATTCGTTCTGTGCCATCGGCCACCTTCTTTCACTTACATCCTAAAGATGCACGCGCAGCCGACGGGGAACTCGAACCTCGCCGCCTGTGATAACTTCGGCCCATGTCGTCTGAACCGAAGCGGCTCAAATTCGACGAGCTTTCCGTAGAGATTTATCCCACCCGCGAGGCCGCCGGTGAGGCCGCCGCGCGCGTTGCCGCCGAAGCACTGATCGCCCTGCAAGAGAGCCAGGCAGACCTCGCCGTCATCTTTGCAACGGGTGCATCGCAGATTGAAACACTTGCCGCGCTGACATCCACGGAAGGCGTCCCCTGGCCACGGATCACCGGGTTTCACATGGACGAATACATCGGTCTTCCCGTCACTCACCCAGCCTCTTTTCGACGCTACATGCGCGAGAAGCTCGCGGACCGCGTGCCCCTGCGGCAGTTCCACGAAATCAACGGAAACGCGCTGGATCCTCACCGTACCGCAGCCGCTTATGCCGACCAGCTTCGCACGGCGGCTCCGCAACTCTGCCTGCTCGGAATTGGCGAGAACGGCCACCTCGCATTCAATGATCCGCCAGTCGCCGACTTCTCTGATCCGGTCGATGCCAAGGTCGTCGAACTTGATCAGCAATGCAAGGAGCAGCAGGTTGCGGAGGGCTGGTTTGAGGGCTTGGCGGACGTTCCGGAGTCGGCGATCACGCTCACTATTCCTGCGCTGATGCGTGTACCGAGGCTGATCGCATCCGTGCCCGGCATCCGCAAGGCAGCCATCGTTCGCCGCGCTCTGACCGAGCCCGTCTCGACCGCATGCCCGGCAACAATCCTGCGAACGCATCCGGGCGCGACCTTGTTTCTGGACCAGGAATCGGCCAGCGAGTTGAGCCAAAAATAATTTTCAAAGGTTGGATGGCAGGATTTCGATTTCGCGCTAGGATATGTACGACTCGACTCGCCAAGTAAGTGACCCTCCGCGCCCGACGTCTCGTGGTTTCGCGTGTGGCCAAGCGCCCGGCCCCGAGGATGGCTATCGCCTTTACAGCCGTTCTTGCGCTGATGACGGTGT from the Occallatibacter riparius genome contains:
- a CDS encoding transglycosylase SLT domain-containing protein, which produces MATQLQTMRTPAAYAGVTSYAQRHSGDAAAAAYLSLGRAYQNDKRFGDAVSAFTQAKKNGDQLDDYADFLAAECLHAQQNDSAAEGLLKGFNNRYPDSVFEVEAPELEANVLLAQGDPTAAQRALLTIADIAKDKPNYELTAAKIAFAIQQNDEALRLFKHLLLSHPLTPEAEVARARLTAMGAESSLTPAELRSLGDAYYNAGRYQLASEQYHALARNTQIDANLRNSFAVAAAACDLKLKRLTEAQARALPDSNDDNGARRLYLMMELARSAQNDGEQQQLVENLKSRFPQSQWLAEALFSSGNMYMLRRDYPQAINYYSYLATHFPSNHNSAAAHWRAGWLLYRQGNFTDAARIFDEQIKLFPDDTERAAALYWRGRLYEMQDKKPAQAAANYRAVVSRYQHYFYAQMSRERLKVLGQPELVSQQMDGYEPPPVPHLVDTFPADSPHIAKARLIANAGLNEFIGQELAADPDYASWGALAEAQIYASFGETYRAMRSLKKALPYATSAPIKSIPLAYWRILFPEAWWDTVKTESAKNGLDPYLVASLIRQESEFNPSVISYANAYGLMQIEPSVGRSLARQEGISGFQTYQLLNPETNIRLGTRYLRQMLDKFGGVQEYALAAYNAGDSRVVDWQAAGPYRGMDEFVESIPFTQTRDYVQAILRNEEIYRGIDAAAAAQAKIGIASRKQ
- the fumC gene encoding class II fumarate hydratase; protein product: MAQNESEPRIQNLPIGTGAIGKRIESDSMGEIAVAADHYWGAQTERSLHHFAIGTDRMPIEVCRAYGYVKKAAALVNGEFGLLPEWKANLIARVCDEIIRGELDAEFPLFVWQTGSGTQTNMNVNEVISNRAIQLADGKLGSKDPVHPNEHVNLSQSSNDTFPGAMHIATVLAFHEQLIPAVKALKDVIQSKAREWIDVVKLGRTHLQDATPLTVGQEWSGYAAQLEDSMAIIHDSISRLYPLAIGGTAVGTGLNAPPEFGTKVAEEIARMTGRPFVTARNKFAAQASLDPMVNASAALRMLAVALMKTANDLRWLGSGPRAGLHELILPENEPGSSIMPGKVNPTQQEAMVMVCIQVIANDTAVAFAGSQGNFELNAMRPIVIWNVLQSARLLTDACNRFREFGVEGITLDHERVQKYVNDSLMLVTALSPAIGYDKAAQIAHRAMEENLSLREAAVKSGFISAEDFDRIADPAKLVGNPRL
- a CDS encoding glucosamine-6-phosphate deaminase, whose translation is MSSEPKRLKFDELSVEIYPTREAAGEAAARVAAEALIALQESQADLAVIFATGASQIETLAALTSTEGVPWPRITGFHMDEYIGLPVTHPASFRRYMREKLADRVPLRQFHEINGNALDPHRTAAAYADQLRTAAPQLCLLGIGENGHLAFNDPPVADFSDPVDAKVVELDQQCKEQQVAEGWFEGLADVPESAITLTIPALMRVPRLIASVPGIRKAAIVRRALTEPVSTACPATILRTHPGATLFLDQESASELSQK